Proteins from a genomic interval of Actinoalloteichus hymeniacidonis:
- a CDS encoding ATP-grasp domain-containing protein, with product MADAEREQALLPLSSAATADQISIQPMSTPLATPLLLQGQEYHYRAPNACLDFQERMYRAGLVEPDDGNPVPCVLVLARAADMEMNELSLTLAEHDIRMVRIDADRSLDLALTIYPEAPLLELDQWLLRPLLVWRRHFDLTSVPIDPRSLYGSYTLDQWSAVADWLTVRSDWGHVNQPRTTGRLNRLSQLADAQEVGLAVPRTVVTTRPARNRPGGARCIVKTAGRHLLEPRPGSLQGLFPRPLDTSRAGELGEPAPVIVQQYVAADTELRVFVVGGELIPYRVEKMDPAALWQDPDAVRVTPVELEASLVEKLLALAHRWQLDVAAFDLLQADGDYVFLEVNVSCDWRWFENRADETRVSDAVNRWIVARFAELLAADRTR from the coding sequence ATGGCGGACGCCGAGCGGGAGCAGGCGCTGCTGCCGCTCTCGTCCGCTGCGACCGCCGACCAGATCTCCATCCAACCGATGTCGACCCCGCTGGCAACCCCGTTGTTGTTGCAGGGGCAGGAATATCACTACCGGGCTCCCAACGCCTGCCTGGACTTCCAGGAGCGGATGTACCGCGCAGGTCTGGTCGAGCCCGACGACGGCAATCCGGTGCCCTGCGTGCTCGTGCTGGCCAGAGCCGCGGACATGGAGATGAACGAACTCTCCCTCACCCTGGCCGAGCATGACATCCGAATGGTGCGGATCGACGCCGATCGCAGCCTCGATCTCGCCCTCACCATCTATCCGGAAGCCCCGCTACTCGAACTCGATCAGTGGTTGCTGCGTCCCCTGCTGGTGTGGCGGCGGCACTTCGATCTCACCTCGGTACCCATCGACCCCCGGTCGCTCTACGGCTCGTACACGCTCGACCAGTGGAGTGCGGTGGCCGACTGGCTGACGGTGCGCTCCGACTGGGGACACGTCAACCAGCCCAGGACGACCGGGCGGTTGAACCGGCTCAGTCAGCTGGCCGACGCCCAGGAGGTCGGCCTCGCCGTGCCGAGGACCGTCGTCACCACCCGCCCCGCCCGCAACCGGCCGGGCGGCGCCCGCTGCATCGTCAAGACGGCGGGACGACACCTCCTGGAGCCGCGACCCGGTTCGCTGCAGGGACTGTTCCCGCGACCGCTGGACACCAGTCGGGCGGGCGAACTCGGCGAGCCCGCGCCGGTGATCGTGCAGCAGTATGTCGCCGCCGATACCGAACTACGGGTCTTCGTCGTCGGCGGCGAGCTGATTCCCTATCGGGTGGAGAAGATGGATCCCGCCGCGCTCTGGCAGGATCCGGACGCGGTCCGCGTGACCCCGGTCGAGCTGGAGGCCTCGCTCGTCGAGAAGCTGCTGGCACTGGCTCACCGCTGGCAACTGGACGTCGCCGCCTTCGACCTGCTCCAAGCCGATGGTGATTACGTGTTCCTCGAGGTGAACGTCAGTTGCGATTGGCGCTGGTTCGAGAACCGTGCGGACGAGACGCGGGTCTCCGATGCCGTGAACCGGTGGATCGTTGCGCGATTCGCGGAGTTGCTGGCCGCCGATCGCACCCGGTGA